aattttataattgaatataattttgtataaaattttacctgcggtataaaataattgtaggtAGAAATAACACACCGTTTGCACTCAACAACATTTtaagaacattttaataataatagatatgTGTGATAACTATTAAATTGATCGATTCCCAttgatttctttatatattacatcAAGGTAATCCCCCTTTTCTCTTTTTCAAGCCAAAATTTTTATTCGAAACCTGGggcttttaataaaactcaaTTTATTGTCAAGGCAAATAGTACATGGGCACGTTCTTATCACGTCAGTCGATATAGAGATAAATCCTTATGTCTTTAAGTACTCATGTGATGGTTTGATCGCTGTTGGAGAATGGCGATGACGTTTGATCCTCGATGGTTGAATTGCAAGGCTTGAACGTGCAGTGCGCGATTGATTCGCGCGCGTATTGCACGCATTCACAACCTTCGAGTAACcacaattttttaacgaaacTAGTATTTATAGACATGTAAACGAATTTACCAGTGATATAGTGATTATAACGTAATAGTGAATTATTCAAGATGaagtttatttcttttgtttttattgttatatttataaggtAAGTACTACATCCTTCGagtataaaaaaccaaaaaaatacttttgaaaattaaacgaaatgccatataaaattatttatatggcatttaaaatttaaaggtATTGGGTGTtagatatattgtttatttatttcgtattgtggtaataatatatatatggtaaatatttaatgccttatcatttacaattttacatttCTCTGAATTTTTTGGAGATCTCTCGAATTTTGTACAACACAGGGCGTGTTTTCGAAttcgtataaaaaaaacagttcgAACCCAAGACCCTTACAATAACCCAATTGGATAATTTGAAACGTTTTGAATCACTTGCATAGAACggttatttacaaattatatagtCATTATTTAATGTGAAGGGAGATTGAGATTCAGGTAGGTTTCTggtcttaatttaaaagtactcTGAGTGCCTTTATAAATATtcgtaatttatttgtattttatcatttaaaaaaaactgttttccAATTGGaagtgtaattaaaaatttaatttattccttaAATGCTGTAACATTGACGTTCATCATTAACATATCAAtggttgttattttttttaatgaggtAATATATATGCaaattttaaacgaaatttgtcACACAATCTATATGGTTTTGTTGATTGTATTGTCGCACCTCCTTGCTTCATTTCATAACCCACCGTACATATAAATTCTCCCacttattcttaaaaaataaatcagttcgATTGCACCTGCCTCTTTTCGCCACTGCGTGAACATAATTTAGCAGAAAGAGGCAAAATATACCTTTAGCTAAAGGAGCGTAATTCGTATACGTTTCATTTCTATCTAAAACATTAGGACACATGTGTAATGCGAGGAGGAAagcaaactcaaactcaaacttaaactcaatataatttattcatatataggtaaccaagtacacttatgaacgtcaacagaaaagatgttaaattgattgtaaatttacatttactaccagttcgcaagtcatgaaaatatattgtttccCTGAGAATCGAACCAAGAGTCAAAAAGATAAATCAAAAGAATGGTCAAGTAAACCAGATTGGGGATTACATACATTAGATTAGAAAGTAGTttccatatataaataaccttCTACACTGAGTTTGATTTTCCTTTTATGCGACAGTTGAAGGATTTCCTTACGGAAATAACTTcctataaatgataaattattacgaCGCCCTAGAAATTTGGCCTTATGTTAGGGCACTTGTAAATTGTTGCTGTCTGGTTTGTGCCAGGattctatattcaaaattcgAATATCATATCTACGTATGTAGCATAGCAAAAACGCTTAGTTCGTCAATTAGCTCTATCATACTGAGAACAACTCTTAATATGCAATTACGTATTTATTTAAcgaaagttaaaataatttctacacAGAAATTCATTGAAATGCAAAGCAGTATTGTACCAATTATAAGGCTCAAGGctattagatataaattacagttgattatatattatttgaaataaattatattactacGCCAACCAAAATCCTTGCAATATAGCTATTTACAAGTATAAAGACACTTGTTTATAatagtaacaataattatctatGATAAGGTGCATTATGGGAGTATTAACTTTACACAATGCAAATATCATTCAATCACGTTTTATATTATGAGGATATAAATCTCGACCCGAATCTGCATTAAACAATCACTGtaattgaaagaaaattacgaaattattatttgaaaaatatagtaaGTTTTAGCAGttaatttgtaaaagtaaattttgtttataatatatcagTAAACACATTTGGAAATGaacaaatatatctttttatttttcttaaatttacgTTTTTGTGGTAGGATTTGTTAAATCTTCATATGTATTTccatatgtacatatatagattgttaaaatattattatcctATTATTTTGCATAGGTAAGTCCAACAAagatcatgttttttttaaatattgaatttgaaaaaatattaaggtcTGATTCTGCACATCCTCAATTTAAAATAGCATTAATACCACTTAATATATGTACCAGACGATCTTCATTACTCAAGCTCaagcaaatatatataaagagatCTAATTTCTGGAAAAGTATAAAttacattgtttatttatttaattaaatctttttataaactaaattagtaatattttttaaatatatttgaataattgcATATTATTTTCGTAATTCCGTGAACCTTTTGTATTAGGTCTCGTAACTGAATTGagatatttttacagaaatgGCGAAGGTGTTAACTTTTCCGGTGGCCTTAAGTCGAACTATACGTTTCCAAAAGATTTTTCCTTTGGCGTTTCAACAGCTGCTATACAAATAGAGGGAGCGTGGAATGAAGatggtaagttttattacaatacaaCCATTAATATATCGAAACAGTTCGTCGAATCGCGAACAACAAATTCGTTGCCAGGAAAATGATTAATCCCTGACGTCGGACACGGGACttaacgttttacaaattaagttttcaAAAGCAAATACGTAAGGATCTCTATATAAGGATAAAGTACCTCCTGTCCAACGTAACTTAATTCTCTTATAACTagaaaaacttattatttacaggAAAGTCTGAAAGCATATGGGACAACCTAGTCCGCAGAAATCCAAACTTTACGAAAGATGGTTCGACTCCCGACGTAGCAGCTGATTCATATCATCTATACAAACGAGATGCGGAAATGGTCCATGAACTCGGTGTAGATATTTACCGTTTCTCTATATCTTGGCCACGAATATTACCCAACGGCTTAATAAACTCCGTCAATAATTTAGGCATTCAgtattacaaaaatcttatcaaCGAACTAGAGAAATATAACATTACACCCATGGTTACTATATATCATTGGGATTTGCCCCAGAAATTGCAAGATATGGGAGGTTTTAGCAACGAGCACATTGTAGAGTACTATACAGATTATGCcaatttattgtttgaaaactTTGCTGATAAAGTGAAATACTGGGTCACGTTCAATGAGCCGATGCAGACTTGTTTGGAAGGTTATGGAGGTACTTATAGGGCACCGGCCCTGAACAGACATGGTATCGCCGAGTACCTCTGCACGCATAATCTGCTGAAGGCCCATGCTGATGTATATCACTTGTATAACAAACAGTACCGACCAATATATGgaggtaataatatttattttgttgaatATTTCCGGTTTGCGTAGAACTTGTTTGAATTATTGGTATGCGCCAGTAATTGTTAATCGCGGTTACAACCAATGTTTTATTGCGACTGAAACTATAttgaattctattaaaataaacatattatcaattaacgaaaagttttaaactaagttaaaatgaaacaaatttacatcttaatactaaatagttacatttaaaatggTATTTATGCCAATAGAAACCCCCTTAGTATAAGCGATATTAGATAATGTATCTTATTCCTTTCTATAGGTAAAATTGGTATTTCACTTGACTCTAATTGGGCACAACCGAAAACTAACTCTCCAAGTGATATAAAAGCTGCTGAACTATATTTAAGAACTCACGTAAGTATCATTTTCTGTTATTGCCTATTCCATCCTGTTATCATAAAATATCATAtctttcaatataattttgttcattatttttctatttaccctagtataaataaaatacgatGTAAGTAATGTCATCAGTACCTCCGTCATTTAAGTAGTCTTAAAGAGAATGCAGATCTAGGTCGTTTAAGTTTTCCTGTGAGTCACGTTATCGGTGACTTTGACCCAGCCTTTGGGAAAATACCATTCAATCCTAAATAGCAGTAATTATCCACATTCTAGGACTTTACCGTTAGTTTGAATCCGGATTGTAGTATAATTATTGATCTCTGTAGAACAGTCGACTATGAACGAAATGTGGTTCTGCTAGGAAAAGGCAGAAAGCGGATCTTTGATGGTAcagtgttttttaataattatcggCAGAACAGTGTACCATTTCCAACTAATTCTACCGCGGCTTATTCGCTTTAAAACAATGCGTACAAAAGAACGCAGGTTTAGGATTATATCTGATATAGTTCATATACATCTAGttacttcaataaaattactaaaagataataaaaatatgtcctCTCATACCCTTAGATAGTTGAATGTCACGTTGCACTAAACACTTTATATTGGGGTTTTTATAAACCCCAATATAAAGCTGATAAGTCTGCACGTTATAAATACTaagaataacattatttaatctaaGATAACATAAAGATAATgaatcattttctttttaacagGTTGGCTGGTATGCTCACCCCATTTTCTCAAGTGAAGGAAATTATCCACCAGAACTGATTCAACTTGTAGACGAAAAAAGTCGCCATCAAAACTACTCCAGATCACGTCTACCTAAATTCACTCAAGCGGAAGTGGATCACATTAAGGGAACAGCAGATTTCTTTGGCTTGAACCATTATACCACGTACTTGCTGAGCATGGCAGAGAAGGAAGTGGGTCAAATCCCATCTCATGAGAATGATGTTGGTATTGTACGGGTTCAAAATCCTAAGTGGCCATCGATGTCTTCTTCAAATTGGTTGAAAGTAAGTTGCCTAAGCCCTAACGTGTATGTTATAAGACATACTTATTTTCTACGAACAGTAATCGAACCTATATCAGTTATTCCATCCGCATTTCGTAAACAATTAGCCTactaaactaaacaaaacttactatatcttaaaaataaaatttaagttcTTTGAAGTAAACTTTTCTTCGTAACGTACAAAGCTCCATTCCCTGttgatattgtttaaaaaaaatactccgtatatttttttgtttcccGAGACGTTTAAAAAACCCATtgtttaaatagaaaaacattttataaagaacTCGAAATACATTAAACGTGAAACAAAGCCTTTATAAATGCTTTTTTAGAGAagtattaacaatatattatatgtgtttattttgCATCATtctatattgtaaaaatagaataaaataacaacACGACaggttttaattgaaataaaaaacacaaagcATACAGTTTCTTAGAACTGGTTCTCCTATAGTCAATATTgcagtttttatttctgtatgtgCAAAACGTTCGTCAAGGATTCTGATCGAAAATTTGATTTGCTACTTATTAATTCACTAATAAGTtgtaagattacttaataaattaaaaagacatGACATATCATTGGAATAAACAAGATTCTTGGAATTAATTCGTTTTGGTGtccaataaattatatttaatgggatattaatattaaaaaataaattaataaaccgTCTAACTTTGAGACTCTCATGCGCCAGAGtaacctttatttaaatatttactgacCCTAACAGATTTGttgtatattattgaaaaatagatgttgtccgattcttactgaatatgcattaaaaaattcataagaatcggtcgagccgttgcggaggagtatggggacgaacattgtgacacgagaatttttaCATTAGACCATAATTTCCTCTAAGTCAGAATTGGTTTGGATTTCAATAGCTTATACAATCCTTACGGTGCTCAGGCGTTATTTGCTGTGAGAATttgtaataaagttaaatttattaaattttaggtGGTACCATTCGGGTTCCGTCGTCTTCTAGCGTGGATAACAAGGACGTACAATAACATTCCTATAATCGTTACCGAAAACGGCTACGCGGATTACAGTGGAATTAATGATGACGCAAGAGTTACCTACTACTGCCATTACTTGAATGCCCTGTTACATGCGATACATGAAGACAAGAGCAATGTTCAGGGATACTTCGCGTGGAGCCTAATGGATAACTGGGAATGGGACGATGGATTTGTGTAAGTtctttcataaatataaatgaatatcatAAGGAAACCGTATGGGTGCGGCGTAGATTGTGTTTGGTTTAAAGAATAGTGTCTGTAAATGAACTCGGcctaatggtaggggagcccaagaggggatttcgggatttactaaagcgcggcagattaatatatagggggataccttgtacccggttaagtacctccacaaaatatgaggt
The Pieris napi chromosome 1, ilPieNapi1.2, whole genome shotgun sequence DNA segment above includes these coding regions:
- the LOC125063008 gene encoding myrosinase 1-like → MKFISFVFIVIFIRNGEGVNFSGGLKSNYTFPKDFSFGVSTAAIQIEGAWNEDGKSESIWDNLVRRNPNFTKDGSTPDVAADSYHLYKRDAEMVHELGVDIYRFSISWPRILPNGLINSVNNLGIQYYKNLINELEKYNITPMVTIYHWDLPQKLQDMGGFSNEHIVEYYTDYANLLFENFADKVKYWVTFNEPMQTCLEGYGGTYRAPALNRHGIAEYLCTHNLLKAHADVYHLYNKQYRPIYGGKIGISLDSNWAQPKTNSPSDIKAAELYLRTHVGWYAHPIFSSEGNYPPELIQLVDEKSRHQNYSRSRLPKFTQAEVDHIKGTADFFGLNHYTTYLLSMAEKEVGQIPSHENDVGIVRVQNPKWPSMSSSNWLKVVPFGFRRLLAWITRTYNNIPIIVTENGYADYSGINDDARVTYYCHYLNALLHAIHEDKSNVQGYFAWSLMDNWEWDDGFVSRFGLYLVDFESQNKTRTAKDSARLYTSVISSRGLPENYDPDDYSAFSSASKVLPTVLPLIPLYRYLL